A window of the Euzebya pacifica genome harbors these coding sequences:
- a CDS encoding glycosyltransferase 87 family protein produces MSVSLQRHPQVPPPPGADLVRPRLLQPTGLLWAAVVVAVVGHAVLWAGPFREGQSAGPYWTVVVAALAITVPLAAMAVADLRVGRLRGAGLRSRTVVAASTVLLLGLMVVQVVVGGPDDTDLQVYQRQGAALIDTGGLPVEQPAEYPPLGVVVFGFATLLERALPIGFGVAVGLLLGALWIGTIAVLVRRVEPWAVAVMVLWPTITLFVLIRYDAMPTAFLVAGLAVAAGVTASTGEDTRRDSIGAGLLLGLGAAAKWTPGLAAVVLAVGWWRAGRRRTAAWFAAATAAGFLLPHMPFLLTAEQRGAVLDAYRFHAVRELTAESFPFLPLHLLGFAPQPDRPWVGVEGLDPAVSWVPTALLVLALLGPIGAAWWAPDRVIGWALLAPLAFMLGNRIYSPQFVLTFAALWAFGIGHHRAATTRQRLAVVGAAGAAATIGWGIWPNFVDYWLPLSWALFATMIALTVVAVRWAPVDKGRHEHPSLTRAR; encoded by the coding sequence ATGAGCGTCTCCCTCCAACGCCACCCCCAGGTCCCGCCACCTCCAGGGGCCGACCTCGTCCGGCCACGTCTGCTGCAACCCACGGGTTTGCTGTGGGCGGCGGTCGTCGTGGCGGTCGTCGGTCACGCGGTGCTCTGGGCCGGGCCGTTCAGGGAGGGGCAGAGCGCAGGGCCCTACTGGACCGTTGTTGTGGCAGCGCTGGCCATCACCGTCCCGCTGGCGGCCATGGCCGTCGCCGATCTTCGCGTGGGCCGCCTGCGTGGGGCGGGCCTTCGCTCACGGACCGTGGTGGCTGCATCGACGGTGCTGCTGCTGGGGCTGATGGTCGTCCAGGTCGTCGTGGGTGGTCCCGACGACACCGACCTTCAGGTCTACCAGCGACAGGGCGCGGCGTTGATCGACACGGGTGGGCTGCCCGTCGAGCAACCGGCGGAGTATCCACCGCTCGGCGTCGTCGTCTTCGGCTTCGCAACGTTGCTCGAGCGCGCGTTGCCCATCGGCTTCGGTGTGGCAGTCGGCCTGCTGCTGGGTGCCCTGTGGATCGGCACGATCGCCGTGCTGGTCAGGCGGGTCGAACCGTGGGCGGTCGCCGTGATGGTGCTGTGGCCGACCATCACGTTGTTCGTGCTGATCCGCTACGACGCCATGCCCACAGCGTTCCTCGTCGCCGGGCTGGCAGTCGCTGCCGGGGTGACGGCATCCACCGGGGAGGACACGCGACGGGACAGCATCGGTGCGGGCCTGCTGCTCGGCCTCGGCGCGGCCGCCAAGTGGACCCCGGGCCTGGCCGCCGTGGTCCTGGCCGTCGGGTGGTGGCGGGCCGGCCGGCGGAGGACAGCCGCGTGGTTCGCGGCCGCAACTGCCGCCGGGTTCCTGCTACCGCATATGCCCTTCCTCCTGACCGCGGAGCAACGAGGCGCGGTGCTCGACGCCTATCGATTCCATGCGGTCCGGGAGCTGACTGCTGAATCCTTCCCGTTCCTGCCCCTTCACCTGTTGGGGTTCGCACCACAACCCGACCGTCCGTGGGTCGGCGTCGAAGGACTCGACCCCGCGGTGTCGTGGGTGCCGACCGCCTTGCTGGTGCTGGCCCTCCTCGGTCCGATCGGAGCGGCGTGGTGGGCACCGGACCGAGTGATCGGCTGGGCACTGCTCGCACCGTTGGCGTTCATGCTGGGCAACCGCATCTACTCGCCGCAGTTCGTCCTGACCTTCGCGGCGCTGTGGGCCTTCGGGATCGGTCACCACCGGGCGGCAACCACCCGGCAACGACTGGCCGTGGTAGGGGCTGCCGGCGCTGCCGCCACCATCGGTTGGGGGATCTGGCCCAACTTCGTGGACTACTGGCTCCCGCTGTCGTGGGCCCTGTTCGCCACGATGATCGCGTTGACCGTGGTGGCGGTGCGCTGGGCGCCAGTCGACAAGGGACGACACGAGCACCCCTCGCTCACTCGGGCTCGGTGA
- a CDS encoding phospholipid carrier-dependent glycosyltransferase: MRSRTGVRLATGFTVVLAAALRLPGLLASLPLTQPDEPTVMSRAQLVLEGTFVPPAFDWPLGSSIVAAAGIRLGEALGVVDRAGSVADVYGWTRILFVIVALGVVAVTGLLGAAVGRRAAPVAAWVAGAVVATGFVMVRSARMIVPDQLQVLFVLLALLAVVAAGQRDRLRDRLLLWSAAALSAGAAGGMKYLGITVVVVPMLAVMLEEGLDWPRRLLAAEGLLLLSLVAFVVSTGGSVISRDFVDGFLWQVDHQASGHLGYDHGGPTWWHHLTVTLPGSNGWLVTGLLVTGVGWGAWRGNRATKLVTAYAVGLFAVIGLSRIVFPHYVIVVVPVLAALTGGMAADVADWTWRRWQGRERRLDTAAAVLALVLVAAVVPSAADGLRLLRAGHAPDTRDAFPEMLHEALAVEGLVDAPIWTESYTGISAAAAEATGGRLVFGFGTTPEILECRCVAVISTYMEQRYTVDPVTAPVYTAMRARGRLLLDHQPGIPLTYRWDLLPSWGIGGVPLRGPVPALGPGMTVLDLTEPRGAEVDPDA; encoded by the coding sequence ATGCGCAGTCGAACGGGGGTCCGTCTCGCCACGGGGTTCACCGTGGTGCTAGCTGCGGCGCTTCGGTTGCCGGGGCTGCTGGCGTCGCTTCCACTGACCCAGCCCGACGAACCAACGGTCATGTCCAGGGCCCAGCTCGTCCTTGAGGGGACGTTCGTCCCGCCGGCGTTCGACTGGCCGCTCGGCTCGTCGATCGTGGCGGCGGCCGGCATTCGGCTGGGTGAGGCCCTCGGCGTCGTCGACCGGGCTGGTTCGGTGGCTGATGTCTACGGCTGGACTCGCATCCTCTTCGTGATCGTCGCCCTGGGCGTCGTCGCAGTCACGGGCCTGCTGGGCGCAGCCGTTGGGCGTCGGGCAGCACCGGTGGCCGCTTGGGTGGCGGGGGCGGTCGTGGCGACTGGCTTCGTGATGGTCCGGTCCGCGCGCATGATCGTGCCGGACCAGCTGCAGGTGCTGTTCGTCCTGCTCGCCCTGCTCGCCGTGGTGGCGGCGGGGCAGCGTGACCGCCTCCGCGACCGGTTGCTCCTGTGGTCGGCCGCCGCCCTGTCCGCCGGTGCCGCTGGCGGCATGAAGTACCTCGGCATCACCGTCGTGGTCGTGCCGATGCTGGCCGTCATGCTGGAGGAGGGCCTGGACTGGCCCCGTCGACTCCTGGCCGCAGAGGGCCTGCTGCTGCTGTCGCTCGTCGCGTTCGTGGTGTCCACCGGGGGGTCGGTGATCAGTCGGGACTTCGTCGACGGGTTCCTGTGGCAGGTCGACCACCAGGCCAGCGGGCACCTGGGCTACGACCACGGCGGCCCCACGTGGTGGCACCACCTGACCGTCACCCTGCCGGGCAGCAACGGCTGGCTGGTCACCGGGCTGCTCGTCACCGGCGTCGGGTGGGGGGCCTGGCGCGGCAACCGGGCGACGAAGCTCGTCACCGCGTACGCCGTCGGGCTGTTCGCGGTCATCGGGCTGTCCCGCATCGTCTTCCCCCACTACGTCATCGTCGTCGTGCCGGTCCTCGCCGCGCTGACGGGCGGGATGGCCGCCGACGTCGCCGACTGGACGTGGCGTCGATGGCAGGGACGGGAACGTCGTCTCGACACGGCCGCTGCGGTGCTGGCCCTGGTGCTGGTTGCGGCAGTCGTGCCGTCCGCCGCCGACGGGCTGCGACTGCTCCGGGCCGGGCATGCCCCCGACACCCGAGATGCCTTCCCCGAGATGTTGCACGAGGCGCTCGCGGTCGAGGGGCTGGTGGACGCGCCGATCTGGACGGAGTCCTACACCGGCATCAGCGCCGCTGCTGCCGAGGCCACCGGCGGCCGGCTGGTGTTCGGGTTCGGCACGACGCCGGAGATCCTCGAGTGCAGGTGCGTTGCGGTCATCTCCACCTACATGGAGCAGCGGTACACCGTGGATCCGGTCACCGCGCCGGTCTACACCGCGATGCGGGCCCGTGGTCGGTTGCTGCTGGACCACCAGCCGGGCATCCCCCTCACCTACCGCTGGGACCTGTTGCCGAGCTGGGGGATCGGCGGGGTGCCGCTGCGGGGACCGGTGCCGGCGCTCGGGCCGGGCATGACCGTGCTGGACCTGACCGAGCCACGTGGTGCGGAGGTCGACCCCGATGCGTGA
- a CDS encoding DUF6777 domain-containing protein, translating into MDPNQPPQPGYGNQPPNGGQQPPPGYGDQSSYGNQPPPGYGNQSPYGGQPPQPGYGGQAPYGAPPPEKGGKAGKIVLGVVVALGLVAAGVFVPRLLSDDDADVALAGEGLEVFLEPAEDMGEDPFSDAPLSPPPDPAFAKPPAPTISVVDPPAQAVSSNRGGEPGLYGGTRDSASCDAAQLVAFLQANPEKAAAWVGALNADPELSWPAGSLAVGDIGAYVETLTPILLARDTRVTNHGFRNGTANRIQSVLQRGTAVLVDDKGVPRVKCACGNPLIPPQAAEPRYRGRVWPDFDPAVIIVVQPAPVVINNFILVDINTGVPFQRPAGPDGHQNDTDAPPGTTIPPIPGLPTPPPVVASAAPTATPAPTTPPAPTASSAPAPAPAPAPAPPPAPAPAPAPAPAPAPAPAPAPAPPPPPPPAPAPAPAAPAPAPPPPASSSSMIRLQETQRDPDGTVTWDIFLTGYPPNSQVTVSCSDSVDGVFYSDTLTMDANGENNFFCFTRNPGFTVSDDRGNSTSA; encoded by the coding sequence ATGGATCCGAATCAGCCTCCACAGCCGGGGTACGGGAATCAGCCGCCGAACGGTGGGCAGCAGCCGCCGCCGGGGTACGGCGACCAGTCGTCGTACGGGAACCAGCCGCCGCCGGGGTACGGCAACCAGTCGCCGTACGGTGGGCAGCCGCCGCAGCCGGGGTACGGCGGGCAGGCCCCGTACGGCGCGCCGCCACCGGAGAAGGGCGGCAAGGCCGGGAAGATCGTGCTGGGGGTGGTCGTGGCGCTAGGCCTGGTGGCGGCCGGCGTGTTCGTCCCCCGGCTGCTGTCGGACGACGACGCCGACGTCGCGCTCGCCGGGGAGGGGTTGGAGGTGTTCCTGGAGCCGGCCGAGGACATGGGGGAGGACCCCTTCAGCGACGCACCGCTGTCGCCGCCCCCCGATCCCGCGTTCGCCAAGCCCCCCGCACCGACCATCTCGGTCGTCGATCCCCCTGCACAGGCGGTCTCGAGCAACCGTGGCGGCGAGCCGGGGCTGTACGGCGGGACCCGGGACAGCGCGTCGTGCGACGCGGCACAGCTCGTGGCCTTCCTCCAGGCCAACCCGGAGAAGGCCGCGGCCTGGGTCGGGGCGCTGAACGCCGACCCGGAGCTCAGCTGGCCGGCCGGCTCGCTGGCCGTGGGCGACATCGGTGCGTACGTCGAGACGTTGACGCCGATCCTCCTGGCCCGTGACACACGCGTGACCAACCATGGCTTCCGCAACGGGACGGCGAACCGCATCCAGTCGGTGCTCCAGCGCGGAACCGCCGTGCTGGTGGACGACAAGGGTGTCCCCCGGGTGAAGTGTGCGTGCGGCAACCCGCTGATCCCCCCGCAGGCAGCGGAGCCGCGCTACAGGGGACGTGTGTGGCCCGACTTCGACCCGGCCGTGATCATCGTGGTCCAGCCGGCGCCCGTGGTGATCAACAACTTCATCCTGGTCGACATCAACACCGGGGTCCCGTTCCAACGTCCCGCTGGCCCTGACGGCCACCAGAACGACACCGACGCACCACCCGGGACGACGATCCCGCCCATCCCCGGCCTGCCGACGCCGCCCCCCGTGGTGGCCTCGGCCGCGCCGACGGCGACCCCAGCGCCGACAACCCCCCCGGCCCCCACGGCCTCGAGCGCACCGGCACCGGCGCCTGCTCCGGCACCTGCTCCTCCTCCTGCGCCTGCCCCGGCTCCTGCGCCTGCGCCTGCCCCGGCACCCGCGCCTGCTCCGGCACCTGCTCCGCCGCCGCCCCCACCGCCTGCGCCAGCACCGGCGCCTGCTGCACCGGCACCAGCACCGCCGCCACCCGCTTCCTCGAGCTCGATGATCAGGCTGCAGGAAACGCAGCGTGACCCCGACGGCACCGTCACGTGGGACATCTTCCTGACGGGGTACCCGCCCAACAGCCAGGTCACGGTCTCGTGCAGCGACTCGGTCGACGGCGTCTTCTACAGCGACACCCTGACGATGGACGCCAACGGCGAGAACAACTTCTTCTGCTTCACACGCAATCCGGGCTTCACCGTCAGCGACGACCGGGGCAACAGCACCAGCGCCTGA
- a CDS encoding exodeoxyribonuclease III — translation MRLVTYNVNSLGARLPRVLALLEEHRPDVVLLQETKSSPHAFPHAELAEAGYLAADQSGGRWAGVAVLGRADLGVDDVTVGLHGEPDPDQARWVEATVGGITVVSVYVPNGQRVDSPQYASKLVFLEAMSDRMAALAAAGPVVVGGDMNVCPTDLDVWDPAALHGGTHATDPERRRFRGLLEAGYSDVFRALYPDDTGYSWWDYRGGAFHKGYGLRIDFLLASREIADTATAAWIDREFRKPTRVPESKPSDHAPLLAELDLELQPGPSATDDPAGVVAQRTTGDAQPEQLGLM, via the coding sequence ATGCGCCTGGTCACCTACAACGTCAACTCGCTCGGCGCCCGGTTGCCCCGGGTGCTCGCGCTGCTGGAGGAGCACCGCCCCGACGTCGTGCTGTTGCAGGAGACCAAGTCCTCTCCCCACGCGTTTCCCCACGCCGAGCTGGCCGAGGCCGGCTACCTGGCCGCTGACCAGTCCGGCGGCCGCTGGGCGGGTGTGGCGGTGCTCGGCCGGGCCGACCTCGGCGTCGACGACGTCACCGTGGGCCTCCACGGGGAACCCGACCCCGATCAGGCGCGTTGGGTCGAGGCGACCGTCGGCGGCATCACCGTGGTCAGCGTCTACGTCCCCAACGGCCAGCGGGTCGACTCGCCCCAGTACGCCAGCAAGCTCGTGTTCCTCGAGGCCATGAGCGATCGCATGGCCGCCCTCGCCGCCGCCGGTCCGGTTGTTGTGGGCGGGGACATGAACGTCTGCCCGACCGACCTCGACGTGTGGGATCCCGCCGCGCTGCACGGCGGTACGCATGCCACCGACCCCGAGCGCCGGCGGTTCCGCGGCCTCCTCGAGGCCGGCTACTCCGACGTGTTCCGCGCCCTGTATCCCGACGACACCGGCTACAGCTGGTGGGACTACCGCGGCGGGGCCTTCCACAAGGGGTACGGGCTGCGGATCGACTTCCTGCTGGCCAGCCGCGAGATCGCCGACACCGCGACGGCGGCGTGGATCGACCGGGAGTTCCGCAAGCCCACGCGGGTGCCGGAGAGCAAGCCCTCCGACCACGCACCGCTGCTGGCCGAGCTCGACCTCGAGCTGCAGCCGGGTCCCTCCGCCACCGACGATCCCGCCGGGGTGGTGGCGCAGCGAACCACGGGCGACGCCCAGCCCGAGCAGCTCGGGCTGATGTGA
- a CDS encoding glycosyltransferase family 87 protein: MIRDLLFYGAGVPRFVFIWLLVTPAMIWLARAAGLRGRRLALLVATTLPTFGLHSAAVPGMTSFVVRWSVTLLTLLALLVLLTDVARGGLRPPAAAGEWTHRRVPAVPVTLAIVLGTIAIRAVWAWVDPGIADIPQASEYAARQVLDGLNPYLEPNLYTYAPVYQYPAGTILWHLPFVALVPDGVVLGESFIAARLAAWAMDALAVALLCVAGWAASGRTSTVPVLSLLPAVVYGLNATLVREVGLTGANDVLMAVLVATSVWLLADGRRPSMAALLWGLAVAVKLPALVLAPLFLGRAGWRPVVLAGGAALALQVPFFVFPHLGLHGLAALAEPAARPDPYVVMQNSVWWPVYAVRGVEPWLVSTLGRGVVLVGLGITAWGAWSVRRLRSGPELGERLLAVAGLSLVAMFLLAPQWRVNFQSWGVPAAIVVAIGGIHRDGNVQPSSGGDRVAGQVPRPPPQRPVRTRFDGMPTEKMQRTR, translated from the coding sequence ATGATCCGTGACCTCCTCTTCTACGGCGCCGGGGTGCCCCGCTTCGTGTTCATCTGGCTGCTGGTCACCCCGGCGATGATCTGGCTGGCGCGTGCCGCCGGCCTCCGCGGGCGACGGCTGGCGTTGCTCGTCGCCACGACCCTGCCGACGTTCGGACTGCACTCCGCCGCCGTTCCCGGGATGACCTCGTTCGTCGTTCGATGGTCGGTGACCTTGCTGACCCTCCTGGCGCTGTTGGTCCTGCTGACCGATGTCGCTCGCGGAGGGCTGCGCCCACCGGCGGCCGCAGGGGAGTGGACGCACCGCCGTGTCCCGGCCGTACCGGTGACCCTCGCCATCGTGCTGGGCACCATCGCGATCCGCGCGGTGTGGGCGTGGGTGGATCCGGGCATCGCCGACATCCCGCAGGCCAGCGAGTACGCCGCCCGACAGGTCCTCGACGGCCTCAACCCCTACCTCGAACCCAACCTCTACACCTACGCGCCGGTCTACCAGTACCCAGCGGGCACCATCCTGTGGCACCTGCCGTTCGTCGCGCTGGTCCCCGACGGTGTCGTCCTGGGTGAGTCCTTCATCGCCGCCCGGCTGGCGGCATGGGCGATGGATGCCCTCGCCGTCGCCCTGCTCTGCGTCGCCGGATGGGCAGCCTCTGGCCGGACCAGCACCGTTCCGGTCCTCTCGCTGCTGCCCGCGGTGGTGTACGGGCTCAACGCCACGCTTGTACGCGAGGTGGGCCTGACCGGTGCCAATGACGTGCTGATGGCCGTGCTCGTGGCGACGTCGGTGTGGTTGCTCGCCGACGGTCGCCGCCCGTCGATGGCTGCGCTGCTCTGGGGGCTTGCGGTGGCCGTCAAGTTGCCCGCGCTGGTCCTCGCGCCGTTGTTCCTCGGGCGCGCCGGGTGGCGACCGGTCGTGCTTGCCGGCGGCGCGGCTCTTGCGCTGCAGGTTCCCTTCTTCGTCTTCCCGCACCTCGGGCTGCACGGGTTGGCCGCCCTGGCCGAGCCGGCGGCCCGACCCGACCCCTACGTCGTGATGCAGAACAGCGTGTGGTGGCCTGTCTACGCCGTGCGGGGTGTCGAACCGTGGCTGGTCAGCACCCTCGGCCGGGGGGTCGTGCTGGTCGGCCTGGGCATCACCGCGTGGGGAGCCTGGTCGGTTCGACGACTCCGCTCCGGGCCAGAGCTCGGCGAGCGGCTCCTCGCGGTTGCCGGACTGTCCCTCGTCGCCATGTTCCTGCTGGCTCCGCAGTGGCGGGTGAACTTCCAGAGCTGGGGGGTCCCCGCCGCCATCGTCGTGGCCATCGGGGGGATCCACCGTGACGGGAACGTCCAACCCTCCAGCGGAGGCGACCGCGTCGCTGGACAGGTTCCGCGGCCCCCGCCGCAGCGTCCCGTGAGGACCCGGTTCGACGGCATGCCCACCGAGAAGATGCAGAGGACCCGATGA